In the Candidatus Methylacidiphilales bacterium genome, CGTCCCCGGAAAGTTGGCGTCAGGGTGATTCAATTTTCAAGGGCTGACCTCATGGGCACGACCCCAGGCGCATTCTCGATCATCGCCATTACGCCGCATCCCTGAGAAAGGCGTGCTATTGCGGCATTAACCCCACTGACCCCACGCTTGATGAGGCAAAAAAGACGGTGGAAGGGTGTCGTCAGGTTGCGGCGGGGGCGATGCGTTCGCGGTCGATTTCGCGGAGGCGGGGAATGATTTCCTTCCAAGTGGCGAGGAGACCATGCGGTGCTGGCGGGACGTCGTCCCGAATCGCGGCGCGGAGGGCCGGGAGATTGTAGCAGGGAACAGCCGGAAACATGTGGTGCTCTACATGATACTGCATGTTCCAATATAAAAAGCCGACGAGGGAGTTGCACGTGTAGGTGCGGCAGCAACGGCGGAAGTCGGGCACGTCGGGTTCCATGCCCAGGTGCTGGGGAAGTCCGGTGAGATTTCCAAGCCACCCGGCATAGGTGCCGTGGCCGGCGAAGAGGAGCGCAAGGAACCAATGGCCGGTGGCTATGAGAATGGCGGCGAGAAGCAGGTGGCCAATGACGATGATGCGGGCCCAGCGGGCGTTGCGACGCCGGGCTTCGGGTTTGTCGGCGGGCAGGACGGTTTGCATCCACCACACGCCTCCGGCGAAGAGCCCGAGGCCGTCCAAATCGTCCTTGGCATAGCGGACGTAGAGCCGGAAGCGCGAAAGGATGGCTCCGGGGTGGGGAAGTGGGCAGAAATTGAGGACGAGGAAGCGAAGGAATGCCCCATCGAGCCGTTGGGGGAGGGCGACCTCATCGGGCTCGAGTTCACTCCAGTCCAGCTTCTGCGGGAGGATGATCTCGCCGTCGAGGCCCTGGTGCGCGGTGACCTGGTGATGCCGGACATGACTGAGGCGGTAGGTGACGGGATTGAACCAGCTCAGGAAGGCAAAGATGTGGAGGAGGACCTCGTTCAGCTTTTGGCTCCGAAACATCGTCTTGTGACACAATTCGTGGCAGGCGACGCCGCCCATGAATGAGGCCACCGTGCCGTGGCAGAAGGTGAAGACAAGCAGCAGCGGAACGGTCCAAAACCAATTCGCGATCGTGATGTGCAGGAACACCGCGTAAGCGGCCGCCATGGTGGCGAAGAACAGCGCGAGGTGGCCGACCGCCTGGACAAGTCCCCTCCCATCACTGCGCTCCATCAGCTTTCGCATGACCGCGCGATCGACCTCGCAGCGATACCATTTGACGGGGATTTCCTCATGGAGGGGTGCCGAAAAATTCATGCTTCAGAATGATCACAAATACAGAAGATCGCCATGACCGCGCCGCTCAAAAACATATCCCCAGCGCTTGCTTTTCCCCGGAATTCTTGACAGGCCAACACGGTCCGTCGATCATCCTGCGATCAGAGGCACGCAGAGGAACCTGACCCAACCTTCCACAGCCGGACGATTTCCACCAGGAGTGCTCATGTCCAGGAACCAAACGCACTTTCTGCAGGGGCGGCCGCCGACTCACGTCACCCATCGTTCGGACAAGATCAGCCGCTTTGTCCGCGCCGTGTATCCGCCGGGGGGCGTTTACGGTCCGCATTTTCACGACTCTTATATCCTGGTGGTCGTGATCGAAGGCTCGCTTCGCCTCGAAATCGCCGATCACGTGCGCAAGGTCTCGGCAGGGGAGGCCACCCTGACACGGCCCGGCCTGACCGCCACCTACCGCTTCGCGGTTGATCAACGCACCGTGCATACAGCGTGCCAGGTGATGCCCGCTGCGCTGAGTCGGCCGGAGCGCAAGCTGCTCAACGAGCTCTCCGGTGTCTTTCCCGTTTCCGCGGGCGTGCATGCGCTGATCGAGTTGGCGCTCGCGGTGCCACAGGCCGGTGACTTGTTTCAAGCGGCCGCGCAGCACATCGGACGTGCGTGTTTGCTTCATTATGCGGGGGATGGCGAGGCGCATCGGCGGGCGCCTCAGCCGCTGCATCCCGCGGTGATTCGGGCACTCGATCTGCTGCGGAGCGAGGCGGCGTCGATCACCAGTGCGGCCCAGCTCGCCTCCCGCAGCGGGCTGTCTGCTTCGCGCCTGCGGCAGTTATTCCGGGCGGCAGGCTTCGCAAGTCCCTCCGAGGCCCTCTGGCGTGCCCGCACG is a window encoding:
- a CDS encoding helix-turn-helix domain-containing protein, coding for MSRNQTHFLQGRPPTHVTHRSDKISRFVRAVYPPGGVYGPHFHDSYILVVVIEGSLRLEIADHVRKVSAGEATLTRPGLTATYRFAVDQRTVHTACQVMPAALSRPERKLLNELSGVFPVSAGVHALIELALAVPQAGDLFQAAAQHIGRACLLHYAGDGEAHRRAPQPLHPAVIRALDLLRSEAASITSAAQLASRSGLSASRLRQLFRAAGFASPSEALWRARTDHAIRLLQQTDLTLAEIAAQSGFADPFHLSRVVKKATRYSPRDLRRRRGVPVRSDRS
- a CDS encoding fatty acid desaturase, with translation MNFSAPLHEEIPVKWYRCEVDRAVMRKLMERSDGRGLVQAVGHLALFFATMAAAYAVFLHITIANWFWTVPLLLVFTFCHGTVASFMGGVACHELCHKTMFRSQKLNEVLLHIFAFLSWFNPVTYRLSHVRHHQVTAHQGLDGEIILPQKLDWSELEPDEVALPQRLDGAFLRFLVLNFCPLPHPGAILSRFRLYVRYAKDDLDGLGLFAGGVWWMQTVLPADKPEARRRNARWARIIVIGHLLLAAILIATGHWFLALLFAGHGTYAGWLGNLTGLPQHLGMEPDVPDFRRCCRTYTCNSLVGFLYWNMQYHVEHHMFPAVPCYNLPALRAAIRDDVPPAPHGLLATWKEIIPRLREIDRERIAPAAT